atgtttactcaaaaataagtccCTTTTTGTGAATTGATacatactcccaggtaactgcataggattgcagccttactcagttatttttggaataataaaagtGCAGTGCTAAGGATCTGTATATGCATTGGTTCTCTGTTTTCCTTGTGAGAAGTTGATGTAAATGCAAACATGCAATTATTATGCAATTACATTATGATGTGAATTATGCAATTATATTATGATGTAAATGCAAACATATTCTAGGGAAACAATTAACAGAATAAGGCTATCATGTAATTAGTGATCTAGCAATATGGGATGTGTCTGTAAATGATTGTCTTGTGCATTGTAGAATTGAATATTTCAGGTGCAGCTGCAGAATCCTGAGAACctttacttaataaaaaaaacccacgttTCTAGCCTTTTGGTTGTGAAGAATGCTTTGAAAACATGCTCATTTAGTCTGCTTACAGATTAAGGGCTGGTTGTGCAATGACTGGGAGCTAAAAGTGTAAACTGTTTTATGTGGTGTGTGTAATCTGTGCTAGAAAAAGTTTCACATGATCACATCATTAGGTACTGAACCATGTGCAGGTGGGAACTTTCCCTTAGAAGCCAGAATGGGTCTGTGAAGGTTTTTATACTGTAATCTAATTTGATATCCCTTATTTTGATTGTGGGGATTGGGGTATTCTTTTGGAGAGTAGATGTACACACCCTCGGACTGAGCCACACTGAAGCAAGCTGCATCTGTATACAAAGATGGGAACACAGTGCTGGAGCAACCAGAGAGACCATTTCCATTATGCTTCTGAAAAGCCACTGGGGAGGGCAGCTGATACATTATTGATGGGGTTATATAAATgcctctctcccgccccccctctCATGAAAGAGTGAGATGCCAGTCACCTTGAAAGCAGCTGGCATCAAGCCAAGCAATCACTCAATGTTCTTGGGCTTTTCAGTTATTGTTCTGTCTCCCAGGTGCCCCTTGGAGAGTTAGTTACTAGGATGGTCACAGTGAAGCATATCTTAAGACTTGCATTGGTAGTAGTCTGGCCAgtttctgaatattttaaagaGTGGACTGTGGGATTCAGCAGCTGATTATCCATCAGTAATCAGTAACCATCTAGTGAATTAATACGTCTGCTTCTGGTTTCCAAATGAATTTGGAGGCCCCTTCTTAATGTTCGGCTCATTTCGGAGGTCAAGCCGATCACTTCCTTGCCCCTTGGTTTTCCTCTAGGAGCAAGGGGCAGCTAGGCACAGTGTACATCATTCAGATAGTTCTAGGGTAGCGAGGCATGCGGTGGAAGTGTGCATGTGCCTTATCCCTGGTGTTGCTGTATCCTGCTGCTGCCTTCTTCCCCCAGCTCTAGCAAGCACAGTTTCACTTTTCAGGTTGCTAGGCAGAAAGTTGAGATCCAGAACCTCCAAGGTAGTGTactaaaggaggaaaaggagatcGCATGGAAGCTGAATGAATTTATTTGCCTCTGACTTCACTGTGGAAGATAACTGTGCGTGAACTCACTTTTTCAGGGAGTCCATAGCCCTTCAGAAGTGGTCATCACAGAAGTTCCCAGCAAATTACTATATCCCATTTAGAAGTCCTTCTCAGAGCAGCTAATGCCATGAATGAGTTGGGATTGTTAAAACTGTTGGGGATTTTAGGGACAATTCTCTCAGAATTTGAGAGAAAATGGGTTCTTGGCATTTGGAAATGGAAGGAAGCCTTTCCAGTCAGTGTATTTTATAGCCATGCATAATGAGATGCTAGAATAGACCTATTGGGTGATCTCATAGGTGTGACTTAGTCATGATGTGCTGTATTGTGGATATAGGCACACAGAAAATGCTTATGCTGCACATGAACTCCATTCAGTGCTTGTCCATGGTATATTTACTCACTGGCTTGTATGTGGTGTGACCACAGGAGATGATTGTGACTCTCCCTTGAGCAAAGCTGCTTTTAGAAGGATTAGTATACACTAAATAAAGCTAAGAAAATAGGTGTGTTAAGGCTGGGCAGCTCTGGTGTCAAAGGCATACCTTGTCTGTCAGGAGGCAGCCCTGTCAGTTCCAAGAACAGGGCCTTGGCTGTATTAGTTGCTACTCTGGCACCAGAGGTGTCACCTCTTCAAATGTTCCTCTTTCCATTTTAAGAGACTGGCTTAAACCAGCAGGGTAACTGATTCGAAATCCACTCAGACTGAGAAGGCTTCCTGACCCGTTAACACCCTCCTGCTCTTTAAATTCAGGTGTAAGAATTGCTTTCTGCTAGATAAAAAAGTCCAtacccccctcctgccaccaggaagTTTAAAGCCAGGCCCACCAACAACCTCAGGCCTGTGAGATGGGTCCTTTGGAGGAAAAGAACATAGTGGCTATAGCATTATGTTCAAGAACAGCCCTCCCTTTCTGCTAATTTCCCATTGCTTACTGTGTGATTCTCTTTATTATTGAAGGTACGGATGCTGGCAGGCTAACAGAATATGCCCTCCATTCCCTGGGACATTTGAGCATCCTCTTCCACAGCAATTCATGAATTGAATTTTAAGTGGAAACAGAGCTCCTTCCCCAAAACAGGATGGCCAGTGCTGCACAGAAGTGTCCATATGCAGAAGGGCTTAAAGTGGTCATTAGGCAGATGCAGCATGGACTTGACAATGAATGGATTTGGTGGCACAGGAGTGAGCATCAGGTTCAGGAAGGGAGAGACTGAGGACTTGGGAGAGGCTTTGATAAGAAATGAGTCTTGTGAAGGAacctggaggaggaggtggcagtggCAAGATAAAGAGAGAGCTAAACTGACCTAAATTCACCCTGCTTTAAAATTCCTACTCACTGGATTTGGGTGAGTCCAGCCGCTGAGCAACATCTTAGTTGTGTTTTTCAGATGAGGGCTTTCTAATCTAATTGGCTGCATCAGTAGCTAGGGAAAGTAAGCTAGCGGGGGGGACCCCAGCAGAGATGATGTCTCAGCCCAGTGATGAAAACATCCAAGTCAAGGTAACAAGCGAGTTAAGCAGCTGGAGGGGATGGGTTGGGTTGGCAGCAGAGCAAGACCAGGGCATGCTACTCTTTTCCATTGGTTCCGTCACTAAGGAGAGGAGCAGAAGGGAAACAAAAAGGTAGGATTCAGGATTGCCATAGGCGAAGTACTGTAAATGAAACACGGATAGAGGAGATACGCTAGTGCTTGCTTGATTGCTTCTCTTCTAATGCCTCTTAATTCTCCTATGGCCCTGCAGGATTCCTACAGAAAGCAGGTCGTCATTGATGGAGAGACCTGTTTGTTAGACATCTTGGACACAGCAGGCCAAGAAGAGTACAGTGCCATGCGAGACCAGTACATGCGGACAGGAGAAGGCTTCCTTTGTGTCTTTGCTATTAACAACACCAAGTCCTTTGAAGACATTCATCAGTACAGGTCAGTAGGAAGTGAGCGGAGAAGCAGAGGGCATTGTATCATATTCCTTTTGAAAAGGAAGACCTGGAGGGGAGGGATCACGCTGACTCCACTTTCAGATTATGCTGTGCTACAATTCCACCACCCGAGCAGTGGAGGTTTTACCCAATGATCAAGTTCAGCAGCTGGCTAATAGCAGTTGTTATTATCCCAAAGAGACTGCTGATGGGCCAGGGTGAGAGCTCAGTAATGTAGCATTTAAATGTTTCTGGGGGGTTAAAAGGAGAAGCAGCTTCTCTGCTAGTTAATGGAGCAGTAGTTTTAGTGAAAGGGATCTTGTGGTGTCTTTCCTCGAGATCCATGCTTTTTCTTTCCAGCctgctaaatatatatattttgctcaGATGATGTAGATTTTGCACTAGAAAACCTGGTTCCCACATGAACTGTGCAAATTAAGCACATTAGTTTGCACAATTTATTCTGCTTCCCACCTTCTTACTAGACATGGGGTAGGACAAGGAATTCCTGAGCAATGAAGTCCTACCTCCCAGCCTCCGTTAAAAAGGTAACCTGCTCTTTCTCTAGGTTTCAAGATTTCAGATGGCATTGCCTACATATATTTAagcattgttatttttttatgcaACTATAAGGGCCTCTCTTATGCCTTGTATTTGAAACGGCTCAGAGGATCTCCTTTTCTTGATCTGGAAAGACTCTGCTATGGCAACGTTTGAGAGCTGTGCCTGCAGAGTTGCAAACAGGGTCCCACTGTACTGAGCAGGAAGAACATTGCTCAGGGTGTGAGCACAGACTCTTTGTCAACAACAGACTACACCCAGGCTCAGGACCATACATCTCCCCAAGCCACCGGGCTGCTGTCCAGGTGCAGGATGTTTCCATGTGTCCCTAGGGAAAGAGCCAGGCCTCTGTTACTCAAACAGATGACTGCTCAACTCCCTACTTCAAAAGATGTAAACACTGAGGGACATTGACTCAAGAGATGCAGAACAGCTTTTCCAGATCAATCTATCCTCAGAGATTCCCGATGCTACAAATCTTTCCTTCAAGAAATGCTTCGTGCACACGCACATAAGCACTAACTTCTTGCTCAATTCTCAGTGCTGAACATCAGAAAAACAGGGATACCTTGAGTCATTTCTGACCATAAGAAAAATATAGAGAAATATTCAGTGAAATATTCACTTCTGTTTGTTCTTGGACAAATATTTTATACACATCATTGTGCATATTCCCCGCTCCCCCAGTAGGTTAACACAGCTACTCCTCTGTTTGTAAATTATTCTCATTATAATTATTGGCTGTTTGTGTCTGCTTAAAGCTCAGAACCCCAAGTATCAGGATGTTTGGCAGTGGTTCTGCACTTCGGTTGATACCAGGAGACCTCTAGTATAGCTCCCTTGCTGTTGTGTCCTTGCCCCTGTTTCATTTGCCTCCTGTCCCTCCATTTTGTTCCAAGCCACACTGTGATAGGCCcgttcctttcttcttcttcttttgcatcaAGGCCATGGGTTTTAATTTGTTGGCAGATGTGTGTGGATTGGTAATATTCCTGCCAttctttgaggggtggggagggattagACTTGAGCTGCCTTCTGGTATTTTTCAAATCTGCGGTTCTGCGAGTTCTCGCCTTCTACCACTTCAGTGTTTGCTCAAACGCCACCAAGTTCTGCATAAACAAATATTGTGCTAAATTAAATTATGCAAGACATATTTCCCTTGGGACACAAGGCTCTTCCAGTAGTAGCAAGATGCCTTAATGCTGAACAAACACTGCTGAAGTGTCATCGCTACTGTGGAAGAGATGTTGTAGTAAATGGCCAGTGTGAACCTTGGCCTTGATAAACTTCCTTCTGTGTAGAGAATTTGAGTTTATTTAGCCTATAACTTTTCAAAGGGGGCAGAACACAGATTGCAACCTATATATCTACACTGTACTGTTTTTGGTGCTTGCTAAAAACTTGTTTATTTAGGCAAGGCtagagtgcacaaccccagagtcatctgccactggacctaacggtcacgggtacctttaccttttttacccagATATGTAAAGTTGAGGTGTGTTTTAAGAGGCTTTTAAAAGTATACTTTAAACTCCCGGCTTTatttacattttgaaatgttttgatCCATTTCTTTTTAACTTTTGGCTTTTATCAACAATTTTCAGGCATATTTTATTTAAACCGCTTAGATATTTTTTTATGATGAAGCGGCAtacaaattctgttaaataaaataaaagcaatatataCCCTGCTTGCAAAATTGGGAGGCAGAGAATGTCCGCTTTGCTTCATTGTCTCTGATCAGGAtcttaaaaatgcagaaaatggTGGCTTTTCCTGCATTTGCCCAACTTCTGGTTTCTCCTCTGCAGGGAGCAGATCAAGAGGGTGAAGGACTCTGATGATGTCCCAATGGTATTGGTGGGGAATAAGTGTGACCTTCCAGCCCGGACTGTGGAAACCCGGCAAGCCCAGGAGCTGGCTCGGAGCTATGGGATTCCCTACATAGAGACATCGGCCAAGACTAGACAGGTACGTAGCGGGCAGATGTGCAATTACTCTCCACCTTTGGAACTAAGAGAAGAATCCAGCCTGGACTCCCAAGAAATCATCTTTTAGTGTGTTCTTCTAGCCCTCTCGTATGAAAACCGAGCTATAACTTCACCAGAGGATTTCTAAAGCTTTGGGCGTGTGAACCAGATGGGGATTCTGCTATCCCCATATCACATCTCAGCAAGTTGTAGATTTGGTGTGTCAAATTATTGAGACTGAATGAGTGTTTGGCCCCAATTTTCAGGAAGAGCACAACTTTCAAAGTGTAGCCTTCCAAGTTTAGAAGCCTGCTTTGAGTCtttttctgccctttctctggctGGGAGAAACTCTCCAGCTGTTCTAGTAATGGCAGAAAGCCCTGTCTCCCCACTCTTCTCTTCCACTCCCTTCCTGGTAGCCTGCTTACCTCCATGTGTTGTACAGAAGGATGGATGTTgggctttccttttcctttgtatAAGACTGCTGCATGATTGACAGTAGTGAGGCTGGCATGTAGCCCCACTGAGCAAACGCCACACATGTGCTGTCGGTCTCCCAGTGCTCCAGATGCTAATTACGCAGCAGGTTGTGTGGCCTCTGCTGATGGCCCCTGAGCGCTGGGGAACATAAGTGTGAATTACAGAGGCTGGGATTGAGAATGATTTTTCCATTAAGGCGATGCTCGGATAAAGCTGGCAAGTAGCCTGGCTCAGCTACTGGCTGCAGTCTTCTAAGTGACAGCGAAGACAAGGATTCAGCCAGAGGCAGTGGTTCTCTAGGGACTCTCACTGTGCTGTTCTGTACAAGCCATTTCCTGTGCCCAAGTTTAGGCACCTGTGTGTTCTCTCAGTTAATGGTCTCGCCATGGAGGCATGAGGTCAGATAAAGTGGGCAGTGCAGAATACAAAgaaagtgctgctgtgctcatgggaataaccagtgctattttccagaaaaagaggtgacagaactcacctcttgttctcttaaaatggcaatggcacccacctgagaggtgccagaaccagtGGGTtctggctggggggtggggggaagcacagGGAAATAGCTGTTTGCCATATCCCAGTATGGCCTATAGTTTATACCTGGCTCTCTCCATGTGATTACAGACCCACAGGCAGTACAGGTGTTTGTGTGAAGACATAGGTTGAACTGGTTTGTTACTAGTTCACAACAACAGGGTATTGTGTGTGTTCTCGATTTCTGGAATCAAACATCCATATTTCCAAGTACTCATCTATATTATAAAGAAGTAGTGTTCATTTTCTTCACTAGATTAGCAGTGTCCATGCATTCAGAACCAACCCCATTGACAGCAGAAAATGGATTCTTGGCAACTCTTTTGAATGGACCCTTGGTGTTGGTGAATatgtatgaatgtgtgtgtgagagggaggagTTCTCAAGACACTTTGTTGCTCTTTCACAGGGAGTTGAAGATGCCTTCTATACTTTAGTGCGGGAGATCCGGCAGCACAAACTACGCAAATTGAATCCCCCAGATGAAAGTGGCCCAGGCTGCATGAATTGTAAATGTGTGATATCATGACTAAGGTAAGATGGTAGGGAAATGAACAAAGCATGTAGGGAAAATGCCCACTTCCCCAAATCATTGGCTGCAACTTAAGTGCTTGAAGAGTTCATTTTACCTCCTGAATGGGGCAAAACCAGAAGCAATGAGCATTAAAGGCACTGTGCTCAGTTCCTCAGTCTTGTTCACAGTGGGTGATTCCCTTAGTTGTTCATATTtatgaactagatcaggcatccccaaactcggccctccagatgttttgggactacagttcccatcatccctaaccacaggttctgttagttagggatggtagaagttgtagtaccaaaacatctggagggccaagtttggggatgcctgaactagatggtgTCCCTCAAGCATTTTGGAAGGTAGGGTGTGGCTGGTGCAGCTTGCAGGCCATGTTTTACAGTTCTAAAGCAATTAAAAGTAGTGTGCTTTGATCACAATTCTTGGGGGAGATGCTTCAGACTAGACTGGCTTGTTGTCAAAGATGAGTATGAattggtcctttacctttatgaatgaTGTTAATTAGAACCAGAGTTTCTGCATCTATTTCATCCCCTTAAGGTCTGTCACTTATTAGAAACCAGAGGTGTGGTTTAGAACCAAATCTGGATAGTTAAATGAGCCATCTTCATAATCCCTGACCAGAATTTGTTACAAACACTATCTCTGGGTCCTACATAAGGACAAGCTAGGATTCTGTTCAAGTGAAACCTAACCCTAGCAATGCCTTTCTCCTGGCTACATATAGTAAAAGGGAGAGAGTGAGACCCAGCTTGTACATATAGCACTAAATTAAGCCTTAGCATTAATGTGCAAACTGGGTTATCGCATGTGGTAAAAATCAGATCTGGGTGGCAGTCAAAGTTTCTAAGTATCTGCAATTCATATtataatacaatataaattaCGTGTGGTATCCGGTGAAGAAGTTATGTTAGTGCAAAGACTTATGGATATGCAATTGAACTTCATCTCCCTCTCCTCGCCACTCTGTGTGCACTCCTCAGATCTGTTCTGTAGTATTGGGGGAAGCCTCAGAAGAGAATTATGGGATAAAGATTAtatctttagaaaaagaaaaagagagaactaTGGGGTGTGCAGGAAGAAGAGGTATTTGTGCTAATGGAGCTACTTCATTGGATAGTTAAAGTATTAGAACTATTTTTTCTATTGTTTGGTATTTTGTGGGAAAGCTGAGAACTAAAATAAATGCCCTTTGTGCAGAGTTACAGAAATCAATGTGAAGTGGCTTCTCAAAATTCAGGAGTtgaaccccctccccacaacaaacttTTCAGAAGAGAGGTGGGAGGGAATACAAGCAGCAGCATTCTCTCTTATCTGTGCTTTTAAAACTACAATTATGTAgacacttagctgggagtaagttccactgagcaaACATGCCTCAGACTGCTGTAAATACCTAAAATCCTCTGATGTCTACATTCACTGTATGGAACTTAATGTATAATCTACCCTTCCTGTGTAGTTGAGCAGTAAGCAGAGCTCTTCCCTTCCCTATGGAAGCAGCAGCTTGTGTGTTGCTTTATAAAAAGAATGATACTTAATTCTACTCTGCCTGAAAAAATTATGACAGAAGAGTGAATGGATGTCAAGTCAGTTGGGATCTCCCAGCAGACCCCATTCTTGAGCTGTACCTAGGGCAgctattgttgttttaaaggggGGTTTCCAGATGTGCAAATAATCCAGATGTCTGAGAGCATTTCCTCTGGCCGGGGTTGTGAGTTTGGTTGGGTGGGGGGCCATTTCCTGTTCTTTTGCTGCTGAAAGTGCACAGATGAATCCCAAACGCTCCTTAAACTGCCTGCCCTGAGAGAGATGCTACTGCCAACAGCTTGTGGGGAGGAGAAAGCCCTGTTCTTGCCAAATGTGTGTTCATTTCTACACCCCCATTCACTACCCTCGTTGTTTGTGGAATGTCAAGGTCTGGCCTTCCtgaactcctctctctctcttactagAAAGCTGCGCCAGTGAGGAGTGCATAACTTGGCAATATGCTTATAGGTGTGGTCCCGACTCTTTTGTGGAGGAAATGGGAGCTGGTTTTCCCATAATTATCTGCAGTGCAAATGGGATCCAGCTTTATGTTGGACAGCATCTTTCTGAAAAAGCAAGCTGTCCCCATAAGACTTTGGAGAATTGCATAAGCAGGGGTAAAGCTACAGGAAGTGTGATGTCTAGGAGTCATAAAAGGGGAGCAGTGGAGTGACAGGGTCATGCA
The nucleotide sequence above comes from Zootoca vivipara chromosome 1, rZooViv1.1, whole genome shotgun sequence. Encoded proteins:
- the HRAS gene encoding GTPase HRas gives rise to the protein MTEYKLVVVGAGGVGKSALTIQLIQNHFVDEYDPTIEDSYRKQVVIDGETCLLDILDTAGQEEYSAMRDQYMRTGEGFLCVFAINNTKSFEDIHQYREQIKRVKDSDDVPMVLVGNKCDLPARTVETRQAQELARSYGIPYIETSAKTRQGVEDAFYTLVREIRQHKLRKLNPPDESGPGCMNCKCVIS